From the Prosthecodimorpha staleyi genome, one window contains:
- a CDS encoding ABC transporter ATP-binding protein, with translation MTVPVLELRNVTKTYRVGQGFMKPKATLTAVGGVSLTVARGEVHALVGESGSGKSTLAKLLLGLIAPSSGEIRIDGVPIGETDRREVARRIQPVFQDPYSSLNPRKSVADLVALPLVAHGIGSSAERQAKVAEMLDAVGLPRRVIDAYPNQLSGGQRQRVAIARALVMRPDVLICDEPTSALDVSVQAQILNLLMDLKREFRLTYFFISHNLAVVEHLADRVAVMYLGRIVEERGREGLFGAPAHPYSRALLDSVLTPDPDLGMPEAGISGAFPNPIDPPSGCTFHPRCPRAFERCSREAPASVAFADGFATCHLAVPVPTPISASVSG, from the coding sequence ATGACCGTTCCGGTGCTCGAACTGAGGAATGTCACCAAGACCTACCGGGTCGGCCAGGGCTTCATGAAGCCGAAGGCGACGCTGACGGCGGTCGGCGGCGTCTCGCTGACGGTCGCCCGCGGCGAGGTCCATGCGCTGGTCGGGGAGAGCGGGTCGGGCAAGTCGACGCTCGCCAAGCTGCTGCTCGGCCTGATCGCGCCGTCCTCCGGCGAGATCCGTATCGACGGCGTGCCGATCGGCGAGACCGACCGGCGCGAGGTCGCCCGGCGCATCCAGCCGGTGTTCCAGGACCCCTATTCGTCGCTCAATCCGCGCAAGTCGGTCGCCGATCTGGTCGCGCTGCCGCTGGTCGCCCACGGCATCGGATCGTCGGCCGAGCGGCAGGCCAAGGTCGCCGAGATGCTCGATGCGGTCGGCCTGCCGCGCCGGGTGATCGACGCCTATCCGAACCAGCTTTCCGGCGGCCAGCGCCAGCGCGTCGCCATCGCGCGCGCCCTGGTCATGCGGCCGGACGTGCTGATCTGCGACGAGCCGACCTCCGCGCTCGACGTTTCCGTCCAGGCGCAGATCCTGAACCTGCTGATGGACTTGAAGCGCGAGTTCCGGCTGACCTACTTCTTCATCAGCCACAATCTGGCGGTGGTCGAACATCTCGCCGACCGGGTCGCGGTGATGTATCTCGGCCGGATCGTCGAAGAGCGGGGACGGGAAGGGCTGTTCGGCGCGCCGGCGCATCCCTATTCGCGCGCCCTGCTCGACAGCGTGCTGACGCCCGATCCCGATCTCGGCATGCCGGAAGCTGGCATTTCCGGCGCCTTCCCGAACCCGATCGACCCGCCGTCGGGCTGCACCTTCCACCCGCGCTGCCCGCGCGCGTTCGAGCGCTGCAGTCGCGAGGCCCCGGCCAGCGTGGCCT
- a CDS encoding ABC transporter ATP-binding protein — MALLEVDRLTIDIPTEAGLLHAVGGVSFTLERGETLAIVGESGSGKSLTSLALMDLLPARAIRKAATLRFDGIDLMAAGERQKEDLRGDRMAMIFQEPMTSLNPAYTIGDQLTEALRRHRSVSAKAARERAVHLLERVGITAAASRLGQYPHQLSGGLRQRVMIAMGLMCEPDLIIADEPTTALDVTIQAQILRLLRDLQQEFGMALILVTHDLGVVARVATHVAVMYAGRLVETGTVREVFGAPSHPYTRGLLRSIPVPGRTRPGEPLGTIPGQVPGLVGDVFGCAFRNRCDHAVEICAGAIPERGLGGSHRMACILETVGSPQ; from the coding sequence ATGGCGCTGCTCGAAGTCGACCGCCTGACCATCGACATCCCGACCGAGGCCGGCCTGCTGCATGCGGTCGGCGGGGTCTCCTTCACGCTGGAGCGCGGCGAGACGCTGGCCATCGTTGGCGAGAGCGGGTCGGGCAAGTCCCTGACCTCGCTCGCCCTGATGGACCTGCTGCCGGCGCGCGCCATCCGCAAGGCCGCGACCCTGCGCTTCGACGGCATCGACCTGATGGCCGCCGGCGAACGGCAGAAGGAGGACCTGCGCGGCGACCGCATGGCGATGATCTTCCAGGAGCCGATGACCTCGCTCAACCCGGCCTACACGATCGGCGACCAATTGACCGAGGCGCTGCGCCGGCACCGCAGCGTGTCGGCCAAGGCGGCGCGCGAGCGGGCGGTGCATCTCCTGGAGCGCGTCGGCATCACGGCCGCGGCGTCCCGGCTCGGCCAGTATCCGCACCAGCTCTCCGGCGGCCTGCGCCAGCGGGTGATGATCGCCATGGGGCTGATGTGCGAGCCCGACCTGATCATCGCCGACGAGCCGACCACCGCGCTCGACGTGACCATCCAGGCCCAGATCCTGCGCCTGTTGCGCGACCTGCAGCAGGAATTCGGCATGGCACTGATCCTGGTCACCCACGATCTCGGCGTCGTCGCCCGCGTCGCCACCCATGTGGCGGTGATGTATGCCGGCCGCCTGGTCGAGACCGGCACGGTGCGCGAGGTGTTCGGCGCGCCGAGCCATCCCTATACGCGCGGCCTGCTGCGCTCCATCCCGGTGCCGGGGCGGACCCGGCCGGGCGAGCCGCTCGGCACCATCCCGGGCCAGGTGCCGGGCCTGGTCGGGGACGTCTTCGGCTGTGCCTTCCGCAACCGCTGCGACCATGCCGTCGAGATCTGCGCCGGCGCGATCCCCGAGCGCGGGCTCGGCGGCAGCCACCGCATGGCCTGCATCCTCGAGACCGTCGGGAGTCCGCAATGA
- a CDS encoding ABC transporter permease — translation MTAPAPSAALSATDRSPAAPSPANLSSAAALEAVPPRRSPAARFLRRAGRNPSFMIGATVLAVIVAMALFAPLITAYDPYDQDIARRLIPPVWHAKGSWEHWLGTDKLGRDYFARLVYGARISLLIGIATVIVSGLIGTALGVAGGYFGGRVDMAIGYVVNVRLALPVVLIALAAAALVGSSLETVILVLGLLLWDRFAVVARSATMQVAHADYIAAARAIGCSTRRIVLSEVLPNILNPLIVVATLEMAHAILLEAALSFLGLGVQPPLPSWGLMIAEGKQFMFFSAWVIAIPGVALASLVLAINLLGDGLRDVTAPENRS, via the coding sequence ATGACCGCTCCCGCGCCTTCCGCCGCCCTGTCGGCCACCGACCGGTCGCCCGCCGCCCCGTCGCCCGCCAACCTGTCCTCCGCCGCCGCGCTCGAAGCCGTGCCGCCGCGCCGCTCGCCGGCGGCCCGCTTCCTGCGCCGCGCCGGCCGCAATCCGAGCTTCATGATCGGCGCCACCGTGCTGGCGGTGATCGTCGCGATGGCGCTGTTCGCACCGCTGATCACCGCCTACGACCCCTACGACCAGGACATCGCCCGCCGGCTGATCCCGCCGGTCTGGCACGCCAAGGGCAGCTGGGAGCATTGGCTCGGCACCGACAAGCTCGGTCGCGACTACTTCGCCCGGCTCGTCTACGGCGCCCGCATCTCGCTCCTGATCGGCATCGCCACCGTTATCGTGTCCGGCCTGATCGGCACCGCGCTCGGCGTCGCCGGCGGCTATTTCGGCGGCCGGGTCGACATGGCGATCGGCTATGTGGTCAATGTCCGCCTGGCGCTGCCGGTCGTGCTGATCGCGCTCGCCGCCGCCGCCCTGGTCGGCTCCTCGCTCGAAACCGTCATCCTGGTGCTCGGGCTCCTGCTCTGGGACCGCTTCGCCGTGGTCGCCCGTTCGGCCACCATGCAGGTCGCCCATGCCGACTATATCGCCGCCGCCCGGGCGATCGGCTGCTCGACCCGGCGCATCGTGCTGTCCGAGGTGCTGCCCAACATCCTCAATCCGCTGATCGTGGTCGCCACCCTGGAGATGGCCCATGCCATCCTGCTCGAGGCCGCGCTCTCCTTCCTCGGCCTCGGCGTGCAGCCGCCGCTGCCGTCCTGGGGGCTGATGATCGCCGAGGGCAAGCAGTTCATGTTCTTCAGCGCCTGGGTGATCGCCATTCCGGGCGTGGCGCTGGCGAGCCTCGTCCTGGCGATCAACCTCCTCGGCGACGGCCTTCGCGACGTGACCGCGCCCGAGAACCGGAGCTGA
- a CDS encoding ABC transporter permease, with the protein MLLYVLRRLGVALSVALTVSIVAFLLLHLSGDLALAIAGPEASPAQVEQVRVQYGLDKPLAVQYLDWLAGALHFDFGRSFYFRETVAALVAERMPVTMTLGAIALGLALLVAIPLGVVAAVNRGGWIDRAALVFCVLGQAIPTFWLGLTLILVFAVNLRWLPVSGNATWAHFVMPAIALGWYAVPAVMRLTRNGMLDVLASDYIRTARAKGLRWPTVLFKHALRNAVVPVVALAAVQFGFMLGGSIVVEAVFSMHGLGHLAWEAIGRKDFPVVQAIVLLLASIYIGLTFLADLLNAWLDPRIRVA; encoded by the coding sequence ATGCTTCTCTACGTCCTGCGGCGCCTCGGCGTCGCGCTGTCGGTCGCCCTGACCGTCTCGATCGTCGCCTTCCTGCTGCTGCATCTCTCCGGCGATCTGGCCCTGGCGATCGCCGGACCCGAGGCGTCGCCCGCGCAGGTCGAGCAGGTCCGGGTCCAGTACGGCCTCGATAAGCCGCTCGCGGTCCAGTATCTCGACTGGCTTGCCGGGGCGCTGCATTTCGATTTCGGCCGGTCCTTCTATTTCCGCGAGACGGTCGCCGCGCTGGTCGCCGAGCGCATGCCGGTGACCATGACGCTCGGCGCCATTGCGCTCGGCCTGGCCCTCTTGGTCGCGATCCCGCTCGGCGTCGTCGCCGCGGTCAACCGGGGCGGCTGGATCGACCGCGCCGCGCTGGTCTTCTGCGTGCTCGGACAGGCGATCCCGACCTTCTGGCTCGGCCTGACGCTGATCCTCGTCTTCGCCGTCAACCTGCGCTGGCTGCCGGTCTCCGGCAATGCCACCTGGGCGCATTTCGTCATGCCGGCGATCGCGCTCGGCTGGTACGCGGTGCCGGCGGTGATGCGCCTGACCCGCAACGGCATGCTCGACGTGCTCGCCTCCGACTATATCCGCACCGCCCGCGCCAAGGGCCTGCGCTGGCCGACGGTGCTGTTCAAGCATGCCCTGCGCAACGCCGTGGTGCCGGTCGTGGCGCTGGCGGCGGTGCAGTTCGGTTTCATGCTCGGCGGCTCGATCGTGGTCGAGGCGGTCTTCTCCATGCACGGTCTCGGCCATCTCGCCTGGGAGGCGATCGGCCGCAAGGACTTCCCGGTCGTGCAGGCGATCGTGCTGCTGCTCGCCTCGATCTATATCGGCCTGACCTTCCTGGCCGATCTCCTCAACGCCTGGCTGGACCCGAGGATCCGCGTCGCATGA
- a CDS encoding ABC transporter substrate-binding protein: MVAIERGSLWVLAAAMAFGLPGAALAGKANDTLVYASDSEPENISPYHNNVREGVIIARHAWETLIHRNPKTGAYEPYLATSWTWVDPVTLDLELRKGVTFHDGSPFTADDVVFTFNYVLTPEAKVVTKQNVNWMASTEKLDDYKVRIKLKGPFPAALEYLAGPTPIFPAAYFKKVGLDGFAKAPIGTGPYRITSVDSGKGVKLEKFKAYWKGSPLGDVAIGKLEFRVIPDGDTRMAELMTGGVDWIWRVPTDQAKQLESVPNVTVLAAETMRVGFLQFDAIGRTDPNTPLKSEKVRQAISHAIDRKAMVDNLVRGGARVMHSACFIDQTGCTDEGVPRYTYDPAKAKALLAEAGYPNGFDIEFYAYRERDYAEAVIGYLRAVGIRAKLNYLKYGALRELNRAGKVPIYYQTWGSFSVGDASAFTGVWFKGDEDDMSRDASIKALLDKADTTIDLAQRKKTYQEALSAIAAKAYLFPLFSYSTNYAFSSDLAFAAQPDEMPRFYAARWK, translated from the coding sequence ATGGTGGCAATCGAGCGCGGAAGCCTGTGGGTCCTGGCGGCGGCGATGGCGTTCGGCCTGCCGGGCGCGGCCCTGGCCGGCAAGGCCAACGATACGCTGGTCTATGCATCCGACAGCGAGCCGGAAAACATCAGCCCCTACCACAACAACGTGCGCGAGGGCGTCATCATCGCCCGCCACGCCTGGGAGACGCTGATCCACCGCAACCCGAAGACCGGCGCCTACGAGCCCTATCTGGCCACGTCCTGGACCTGGGTCGACCCGGTCACGCTGGACCTCGAACTGCGCAAGGGCGTCACCTTCCATGACGGCTCGCCCTTCACGGCCGACGACGTCGTCTTCACCTTCAACTACGTGCTGACGCCCGAAGCCAAGGTGGTCACCAAGCAGAACGTCAACTGGATGGCGTCGACCGAGAAGCTCGACGACTACAAGGTCCGCATCAAGCTGAAGGGGCCGTTCCCGGCCGCGCTCGAATATCTCGCCGGCCCGACGCCGATCTTCCCGGCCGCCTATTTCAAGAAGGTCGGCCTCGACGGCTTCGCCAAGGCGCCGATCGGCACCGGACCCTACCGGATCACGTCGGTCGACAGCGGCAAGGGCGTCAAGCTGGAGAAGTTCAAGGCCTACTGGAAGGGCAGCCCGCTCGGCGACGTGGCCATCGGCAAGCTCGAGTTCCGGGTCATTCCGGACGGCGACACCCGCATGGCCGAGCTGATGACCGGCGGCGTCGACTGGATCTGGCGCGTGCCGACCGATCAGGCCAAGCAGCTCGAATCCGTGCCCAACGTGACCGTGCTGGCCGCCGAGACCATGCGCGTCGGCTTCCTGCAGTTCGACGCTATCGGCCGCACCGACCCGAACACGCCTCTGAAGAGCGAGAAGGTCCGACAGGCCATCTCGCATGCCATCGACCGCAAGGCGATGGTGGACAATCTGGTGCGCGGCGGCGCGCGCGTCATGCACTCCGCCTGCTTCATCGATCAGACCGGCTGCACCGACGAGGGCGTGCCGCGCTATACCTACGATCCTGCGAAGGCCAAGGCCCTGCTCGCCGAGGCCGGCTATCCGAACGGCTTCGACATCGAGTTCTATGCCTATCGCGAGCGCGACTATGCCGAGGCGGTGATCGGCTATCTGCGCGCCGTCGGCATCCGCGCCAAGCTCAACTACCTGAAATACGGCGCCCTGCGCGAACTGAACCGGGCCGGCAAGGTGCCGATCTACTACCAGACCTGGGGCTCCTTCTCGGTCGGCGATGCCTCGGCCTTCACCGGCGTGTGGTTCAAGGGCGACGAGGACGACATGAGCCGCGATGCCTCGATCAAGGCGCTGCTCGACAAGGCCGACACCACCATCGACCTCGCCCAGCGCAAGAAGACCTATCAGGAAGCCCTCTCGGCGATCGCCGCCAAGGCCTACCTGTTCCCGCTCTTTTCCTATTCGACCAACTACGCCTTCTCGTCCGACCTTGCCTTTGCGGCGCAGCCCGACGAGATGCCGCGGTTCTACGCGGCCCGCTGGAAGTGA
- a CDS encoding LysR family transcriptional regulator, producing MHGTALRYFMEVVRTGSIAEASLRLNVAGSAISRQIGKLEADLGVELFERRPRGMVPSQAGELLARHARRTFLDAEGVVLDLQRLRGLATGVVRVAATEGFGMILVPAAIRAFREQHPGIRFELKVTAPGAVTRLVRGGDVDIGLTFTFAPEPDVRIIAAGRAQIVAVMSRHHPLAGRAALSLAELAGEPLALPEKDTTARQIFDIACGLAGVTVEPVLESNYIAALWSFVEMGGGLTIASAFTVHTRSTQERIASVPITGPAVDQRRYEVQAMLGRRLPDAAEAFAVHVIAAIDDLLASYPSPGG from the coding sequence ATGCACGGCACGGCACTGCGCTACTTCATGGAGGTCGTCCGCACCGGATCGATCGCGGAAGCCTCGCTTCGCCTGAACGTGGCCGGTTCGGCAATCAGCCGGCAGATCGGCAAGCTGGAGGCCGATCTCGGCGTCGAACTGTTCGAGCGCCGCCCGCGCGGCATGGTGCCGAGCCAGGCCGGCGAATTGCTGGCGCGGCATGCCCGCCGCACCTTCCTGGATGCCGAGGGCGTTGTGCTCGATCTGCAGCGCCTGCGCGGACTGGCGACCGGCGTCGTGCGGGTCGCCGCGACCGAAGGCTTCGGCATGATCCTGGTGCCGGCCGCGATCCGCGCCTTCCGCGAGCAGCATCCGGGCATCCGCTTCGAGCTCAAGGTGACGGCGCCGGGCGCGGTGACGCGCCTGGTGCGCGGTGGCGATGTCGATATCGGGCTGACCTTCACCTTCGCGCCGGAACCGGACGTGCGCATCATCGCGGCCGGGCGGGCCCAGATCGTCGCGGTGATGTCGCGCCACCATCCGCTCGCCGGGCGCGCGGCCCTGTCGCTGGCCGAACTGGCGGGCGAACCGCTCGCCCTGCCCGAGAAGGACACCACGGCCCGGCAGATCTTCGATATCGCCTGCGGGCTCGCCGGGGTGACGGTCGAGCCGGTCTTGGAATCCAACTATATCGCCGCGCTGTGGAGCTTCGTCGAGATGGGCGGGGGCCTCACGATCGCCAGCGCCTTCACGGTCCACACCCGCTCGACGCAGGAGCGCATCGCCTCGGTGCCGATCACCGGACCGGCCGTCGATCAGCGCCGCTACGAGGTCCAGGCCATGCTCGGCCGGCGCCTGCCCGACGCCGCCGAAGCCTTCGCGGTGCATGTCATCGCCGCGATCGACGACCTGCTGGCGAGCTACCCATCGCCGGGCGGCTG